A genomic window from Rhodovastum atsumiense includes:
- the tnpA gene encoding IS66-like element accessory protein TnpA, translating into MDGMARDSGLASRVSAGGGRRQWSAAQKAAIVAESYAAGVRVSEVAARHGVNESLVFTWRRQARTSQAMGASEKASEELPSPPASFMPVMLCDDVAVDQRLQRAAGSIEIAVADVSIRVTVGADAATLAMVLAAVRGVG; encoded by the coding sequence ATGGACGGGATGGCAAGGGATAGTGGTCTGGCGAGCCGGGTGAGCGCAGGGGGCGGGCGCCGGCAGTGGTCGGCAGCGCAAAAGGCGGCGATTGTAGCGGAGAGCTATGCGGCCGGTGTGCGGGTGTCGGAGGTTGCGGCCCGGCATGGTGTGAACGAAAGCCTTGTGTTCACCTGGCGGCGGCAGGCGAGGACTTCGCAAGCGATGGGAGCGAGCGAAAAAGCAAGCGAGGAATTGCCGTCCCCACCAGCGTCGTTTATGCCGGTGATGCTCTGCGATGACGTAGCTGTGGATCAGCGGCTTCAGCGGGCGGCCGGCAGCATTGAGATTGCGGTGGCGGATGTGAGCATCCGGGTCACGGTGGGCGCGGATGCGGCGACGCTGGCGATGGTGTTGGCGGCGGTGCGAGGGGTAGGTTGA
- a CDS encoding dihydrofolate reductase family protein: MEGGGQVVRSMIAIGKIDVIEMAVIPVILGDGIPLFPQGTGELKLWLAKCEIKAKGALHLVYERMD, translated from the coding sequence ATCGAAGGCGGCGGCCAAGTCGTTCGGTCCATGATCGCGATCGGCAAGATCGACGTGATCGAGATGGCCGTAATCCCTGTCATTCTGGGCGATGGAATTCCGCTCTTTCCGCAGGGCACCGGCGAGTTGAAGCTTTGGCTCGCCAAGTGCGAGATCAAGGCAAAGGGCGCTCTGCATCTGGTCTACGAGCGCATGGACTGA
- a CDS encoding dihydrofolate reductase family protein, whose amino-acid sequence MGGTIWHCHIAVSLDGKIARPDGAVDDWLAADYPAEDFGFDGFLAGVDAILMGRGTYDAIRRFGDWPYPGKPTIVLTTRSLDDPLPAGVEACSGDVAAVAAELENRGYRRVWM is encoded by the coding sequence ATGGGGGGCACAATCTGGCACTGCCACATCGCTGTCTCTCTGGACGGCAAGATCGCCCGCCCGGACGGGGCCGTCGACGACTGGCTGGCAGCGGATTACCCGGCTGAGGACTTCGGCTTCGACGGCTTTCTCGCCGGCGTCGACGCTATCCTGATGGGGCGTGGGACGTACGACGCGATCCGGCGCTTTGGCGACTGGCCGTACCCCGGCAAGCCGACCATCGTCCTGACGACGCGGTCGCTGGACGATCCGCTACCGGCCGGCGTGGAAGCCTGCTCCGGTGACGTCGCCGCGGTCGCCGCCGAACTCGAGAACCGGGGATACCGCCGCGTTTGGATGTAA
- a CDS encoding UPF0149 family protein: MLDGFLTAIVVGPVTYEPLGWICPLLGVSKNAYCHGDTPEFAAIAAVAKYHNALAATLSETPDQFTPRFDRSESGAVDVGPWCRGFHAAIQLNPKYWRPLLPARRQAHLWLIPILAHCTDPDGRPVPGAPPPGPLTELARFDAHRNIPSAVVAMREFWAPTRYGR; encoded by the coding sequence ATGCTCGACGGCTTTCTCACCGCCATCGTCGTTGGCCCGGTCACCTATGAACCGCTCGGCTGGATCTGCCCGCTGCTCGGCGTCAGCAAGAACGCGTATTGCCACGGCGACACGCCGGAGTTCGCCGCCATCGCCGCTGTCGCCAAATACCACAATGCGCTGGCCGCCACGCTGAGCGAGACGCCGGACCAGTTCACGCCGCGGTTCGACCGGAGCGAATCGGGTGCGGTTGATGTCGGGCCCTGGTGCCGCGGCTTCCATGCCGCCATCCAGCTCAATCCGAAATACTGGCGCCCCCTGCTGCCCGCACGGCGGCAGGCCCATCTCTGGCTGATCCCTATCCTCGCCCACTGCACCGACCCCGACGGCCGCCCGGTCCCGGGGGCCCCACCTCCGGGACCACTGACCGAACTGGCCCGCTTCGACGCCCATCGCAACATCCCGTCCGCCGTCGTCGCCATGCGCGAATTCTGGGCGCCCACCCGCTACGGCCGCTGA
- the tnpC gene encoding IS66 family transposase gives MPLRREDLPTDPDQLIALALELAAENERLRAALKTINTLHFGTKSERLVVVVDGQMTLGLGDLATDASPPPPPANDAGTAKPKAPARPSHKPARRNIGALPTHLPRCERVIEPDNTSCPCCSGRMHRIGECATEELDIVPAILRVLRTVRPKYGCRACESAVVQAPAPSRLITAGMASTALVSWVVVSRFAWAMPLNRQTRMLAGYGIALDCSTLVHWVDRAAWWLEGLYDLQLKTIHSFQHVFCDETPLPVLEKGRRRTRKCQLWAHAVDDGPWQGPAPPAVAYVFSTGRDTEAIATQLGDDFTGILQVDGYGAYKALVKRTRRGKIRLAFCLAHARRKFVAVHKTTQSTAAAEILVEIAAIYAIEKRIRGGTADQRLAVRQAESKPLMAALKRRLTELLAEISVKSTLAAAIRYTLRHWDGLTLFLEDGRVEADSNTVERSMRIIGQGRHSSLFAGSERGGRTWAILTSLLNTCRLNDVDPLTWLTDVLERIVSGRTKSHQLHELLVWNWKAARMPQSLQEAA, from the coding sequence ATGCCGCTGCGCCGCGAAGATCTCCCCACCGATCCCGACCAGCTTATCGCGCTGGCCCTGGAACTCGCGGCGGAGAACGAGCGGCTGCGCGCAGCGCTGAAGACGATCAACACCCTGCATTTTGGCACGAAATCCGAGCGGTTGGTGGTCGTCGTGGACGGGCAGATGACGCTGGGTCTCGGCGACCTGGCCACCGACGCGAGTCCACCGCCACCGCCGGCCAACGACGCTGGCACGGCAAAGCCGAAGGCGCCGGCCAGACCTTCGCACAAACCGGCACGCCGCAACATCGGTGCCCTGCCCACGCACCTGCCACGGTGTGAGCGGGTGATCGAGCCGGACAATACCAGCTGCCCGTGCTGCAGCGGCCGGATGCACCGCATCGGTGAATGTGCGACCGAGGAACTCGACATCGTGCCGGCGATCCTGCGGGTGCTGCGCACGGTGCGGCCGAAATATGGCTGCCGTGCCTGCGAGAGCGCCGTGGTGCAGGCGCCGGCTCCCTCGCGGCTGATCACCGCCGGCATGGCCTCCACGGCCCTGGTCTCCTGGGTCGTGGTCTCCCGTTTCGCCTGGGCCATGCCGCTCAACCGACAGACCCGGATGCTCGCCGGCTACGGGATCGCGCTCGATTGCTCGACCCTGGTGCACTGGGTCGATCGCGCCGCCTGGTGGCTTGAGGGCTTGTATGACCTGCAGCTGAAGACGATCCACAGCTTCCAGCATGTCTTTTGTGACGAAACCCCATTGCCGGTGCTCGAGAAAGGACGTCGCCGGACGCGCAAGTGTCAGCTGTGGGCGCACGCGGTGGACGACGGGCCCTGGCAGGGACCCGCGCCGCCGGCCGTGGCCTATGTGTTCAGCACTGGCCGCGATACCGAGGCGATCGCCACCCAACTCGGGGATGACTTCACCGGCATTCTGCAAGTTGACGGATACGGCGCCTACAAGGCGTTGGTGAAGCGCACCCGGCGCGGCAAGATCCGGCTTGCCTTCTGTCTCGCGCACGCGCGTCGGAAGTTCGTGGCCGTGCACAAGACCACGCAGTCGACAGCCGCCGCAGAGATCCTCGTCGAGATCGCCGCGATCTATGCCATCGAGAAGCGCATTCGGGGCGGCACGGCCGACCAGCGACTGGCGGTGCGCCAAGCTGAGAGCAAGCCGCTGATGGCAGCGCTGAAGCGCCGGCTGACCGAATTGCTCGCGGAAATCTCGGTGAAATCGACGCTGGCAGCGGCGATCCGCTACACGCTGAGGCACTGGGACGGCCTGACGTTGTTTCTCGAAGACGGCCGCGTGGAAGCCGACAGTAATACTGTGGAACGTTCGATGCGGATCATCGGCCAGGGCCGGCACAGTTCGCTCTTTGCGGGATCGGAACGCGGCGGACGCACCTGGGCGATCCTGACATCGCTGCTGAATACGTGCCGGCTGAACGACGTCGATCCGCTGACCTGGCTGACCGACGTGCTGGAGCGCATCGTCTCTGGCCGCACCAAGAGCCATCAACTGCACGAGTTGCTGGTCTGGAACTGGAAGGCCGCCCGCATGCCTCAGTCGTTGCAGGAAGCAGCATGA